DNA from Conexivisphaera calida:
TAACCGGCGCCTCGTTCCTGATATCCATATTCGCCGGCTACTACCTGGCGACGCACGTGAGGGCCAGCTCCATAGCCGTGCCCGCCGTCCAGACGATCGCCGCGTTCCCTCCCCCGGCGTACTTCCCGCTCATCTACATGGCGACCTACCGGTACATGGACGCGCTCCCGGGGACCATGGGCGCGGAGATCTACGTGTTCGTCCTCGGCTTCCTGAGCACCTTCTACTACGTGTTCTTCAGCTTCTGGATGGGGGTCCAGTCCATCCCGATGGAGTTCTGGGAGGTGATGGAGAACTACAGGCTGAACTTCTGGAGCAGGCTGCGCAGGGTGATACTTCCGGCCACCCTACCCTACCTCGTTTCAGGGATATCCAGCACGATAAACAGCGCCTGGGGAGGCCTCATGGTGGGGGAGTACTGGCCCGGGATCGCGCAGGGGAGGACCCTGACCGTCAGCGTCGGGCTCATGAAGCTCCTAGACATCTACGTGTCGCAGGGGTACCTCCACCGCGCGGCGTGGGCTTCCCTCATATTCGGCGCGATAGTCGCGGTCTACAGCCTCCTGTTCACGGAGAGGCTCATGAACCTGTCCCGCTCGAAGTACGTCGTGGAGGAGGGAATATACGCGGCGTGATCCAATTTTATTCTATATTCCATTTCTAATAATAATTAGCCCCACCTAATTGCAAAATTTTATAAAGAATTCCAGAGAGGCTCCGCCGATGTCTTCCAAGGTCACCGATGGATCTGCCCGGGACAGGGACTACCTTGCGAGGGCCGGACAGCTGCTCGCCCGGCTGGACAGGATCCCCGTCTGGGGGCTGAACTACATATTCCTGGGGATACTGGGGATGGGATCCCTGTTCACCTTCTTCGATATATTCAATGTGAACGTATCAGTTATACAGGCCGGTTCCCAGATCTTCGGGGTCCCGCCCACGAACCCGGTATTCGGCGAGATGGTCGCCTCCATCGTGGCGTGGAACCTGATCGGGTACATAATCGGAGCCCTGATCCTGGGGCCAATGTCCGACCGCGTCGGCAGGAGGAACATGCTCATGATAACGATGCTGATAACCGGGATAGGATCCCTCCTCAACGCGTTCGCGTTCAACTACACGTCATACCTGGCGGCGAGGCTGCTGACCGGCTTCGGGATAGGCGCCGACCTCGCGGTGGTCAACACGTACGTGGGGGAGGTGGCGCCGACGAGCTCGAGGGCCAGGCACACGAGCTGGATATTCGTCTTCTCCGGGATAGGCGCGTTCCTGGGGATATGGATAGGACTGCTGCTGACCACCCCCGCCGCCCCGTTCCCCTACGGACTCCCGTTCGCGCTCGGGGGCAGCGGGTGGTTCGCGCTCAACGGGTGGAGGCTGGTCTTCGGCATAGGCGCGCTCCTCGCGGCGGCTGCGCTCCTCCTCAGGGTGGAGCTGCCCGAGAGCCCCAGGTGGCTGATAGCGCACGGGAGGCTGGACGATGCGGAGAAGGTCGTGAAGCACCTGGAGGACGTGGCGAGCAGGAGGGTGGGAACCCTTCCGCCGCTTCCCGAGGTGATCCATCCGGCCGTCCTGGAGAAGCCGAGCTACCGCGTCTCCCTGAGGACGATATTCGGGAACAGGACCTACGCGATCCGCTGGATACTGCTCGCCCTCATGTGGGTTTTCGCCTACTGGACGGTGTACACGATAGCCGGGATACTGACGACGCTGCTCGTGGAGATGGGCTACCAGTCATCGGAGGCGGGGATGATAGTGGCGGTCGGCATGTTCGGCTTCCTCCTGAGCGGGGTCGTGGCCGGGCTGCTCGGCGAGAGCGCGGAGAGGTTCTACTGGATACCGATAAGCGCGGTCCTCACGATAACCGGCGCGGTCGTCCTGGGGATGGCGGGGCTCAACCTGCCCCTTGCGTTCGCCGGGGCGGCGCTGCTGATGTTCGCCGAGAACCTGTGGGTGCCCATAGGGTACACGTGGACGGCTGAGAGCTTCCCGACGAGGGCAAGGGTCACCGGATTCGCGCTCGCGGACGGGGTGGGCCACCTGGGATTCTTCGGGTCCATACTGGTCACGAGCCTCACCGCGGCGATACTCTCATCCGACGCGCCAGCTACTTACAAGAGCGTGGAGGTCCTGGTGCTGGTCGCCCTCGGGCTCGTGATAGCCTCCATAATAGCGATCGTGAACAGGACCGCGACGCGCGGCAGGAGATTCGAGGAGATATCCCCCTGATTATCGATCGAAAACGAATATAGATCCGGGCTATCCTTTTCATTTGTCCATTTTTGGCGCTACAATACTTATATACATGATGTTGCAGGGGGCGCCGAATGAGCTACGCTGGTATAGGTGCAGGCGACACCTCCTGGGTCCTCATGTCGGCGGCGCTCGTCCTCATCATGACTCCCGGAGTCGCGTTCTTCTACGGCGGAATGGTGCGCCAGAAGAACGTGCTATCGATAATGATGCAGAGCTTCAGCTCAATCATGGTGGTCGGAATACTGTGGGCGCTCATAGAGTACTCGCTCGCCTTCGCCCCCGGAAATCCGATCATCGGGGGGCTGCAGTGGCTGGGCCTCCGCGGGGTGTGGTTCTCACCCTTCTCCGCTTA
Protein-coding regions in this window:
- a CDS encoding MFS transporter; this encodes MSSKVTDGSARDRDYLARAGQLLARLDRIPVWGLNYIFLGILGMGSLFTFFDIFNVNVSVIQAGSQIFGVPPTNPVFGEMVASIVAWNLIGYIIGALILGPMSDRVGRRNMLMITMLITGIGSLLNAFAFNYTSYLAARLLTGFGIGADLAVVNTYVGEVAPTSSRARHTSWIFVFSGIGAFLGIWIGLLLTTPAAPFPYGLPFALGGSGWFALNGWRLVFGIGALLAAAALLLRVELPESPRWLIAHGRLDDAEKVVKHLEDVASRRVGTLPPLPEVIHPAVLEKPSYRVSLRTIFGNRTYAIRWILLALMWVFAYWTVYTIAGILTTLLVEMGYQSSEAGMIVAVGMFGFLLSGVVAGLLGESAERFYWIPISAVLTITGAVVLGMAGLNLPLAFAGAALLMFAENLWVPIGYTWTAESFPTRARVTGFALADGVGHLGFFGSILVTSLTAAILSSDAPATYKSVEVLVLVALGLVIASIIAIVNRTATRGRRFEEISP